The genomic segment AAATTGACCTGAAAAAGATCTTTGCGAATCCGATTTATGAAAAGATTATCGGCAAGAAAGAAAAGGTAAGCCAGTTGTTTGCTGGAAAGTTTGATGCGGTTATTAGTGAACTGAAGAGAAATTTAAAGCTGCCTCGTTCTTAGCATAAAATGATATCATTGCAATTTATTTTGCAATTATAAATAGTGTATCATTATCTTGGGCTCATTAAAACCATCAAACAACAACATTTAGCGTCTTGACTATATATCATAAGTGATATATCATGAAAGTACCGAAACTTCCAAATAACATAAAAGTGCACCCAAGCGCTGAGAGGGATATTAAGGAAATTGCAACTCTGGACGATAAGAAAGCAGGCAAGATTATTCAGAGGATAAGTGAATTAGGGGTTGATTCAGCGCCGATAACCGGTGACTGCAACTCAGAAACTGTTTTGAATCTCACAAAAAAGAAGGTTTATGTCAAAAGGCTTAAGTGTTTGGATATTTTGGAATACAGGATTTTTTATGCTCTCAAAATATCCGGAATGATTTGTATATATTGCATTGTTCCGAGAAATAAAGATACTTACAGGAAGGATGCTCCGCACTATATGCGGATAAAATTGCTTTACACTCAATGGAGGGATTGCCAGTGAAATCTGCTTTTGAAAAAATCAAATATACCCCTGGACCCCAATTTCAGTGGCGCATGCCTTCACAAGTCCGCTCAACTCTTTCTAAGGATGACATATGTGAAATATGCGATTCAATAAAGGATAAAGAAATTGAAGAGTTGAAAAATGAAAACAGGAAACTTAAGAAACTTGTAGAGTTTTTAAAGGCAGAGATACACTCATTAGAATTAAAAACAGCTTTAAGCGAAAAAGCTATTCCTATAAAAAAAATAATCAAAGAATTTACCTCGACTCCTGAAGGCAAGGCAGCATGGCAAGCGGCATGGGACGAACGGGCAGAAGAATGGAAAAAGTCTGCAGCGGCAGGAAAAATCAGCAGGATAAAATATTACAGGCTTATAAATGGAATGGACCAGGCTGCACTTGCCAGGAAACTAAAGACTGCTCAGCCTAATATATGCAGGATTGAAAGACCTGGATATAACGTGCCCATTTCAACTCTTGAAAAGCTTGCAAAAATATTTAAAGTTAAAAAGGGGGAATTAATTGGGGACTGATACGGGCATAAATTTTATCAGTGTCTCCCTGACGGAGCTTGATTTCAAACTGAACAAGAAATTTAAGCTTCCTAAAGACGGTGTCCCTGTGGATATAGGGGTTAAATCAAAAAATTCATTTGATCTCAATAAGAAGAAGCTCATTACAACGTTAAGTGTAGTTTTATTTATTAAAACTAAGATTCCGCCTTTTGTGATGAAAGCTTCAGTAGAAGGTATCTTTATAGGAAATAATATTGACGACCTTAAAAAATTTTCCAAAGTTCATGCCCCGGCACATTTAATGCCGTTCATTCGGGAGATTGTTGGCACCACTACAATGAAGGCGGGAATTCCTCCGCTTCTTCTTCCGCCTATGAATCTCTCTGCACTTTTTGACGAAAAGAAGAAGTAATGTCTTAATATACACTTACCCTTATCTGATTTTTCCCCTCGCAATATAGTAAAATTTATAATCATCATTTTTATAACCGGAGTAAACACCACTATGTTCAACTGGATGTGGAAAACCTATCGCAAAATTCTTGATAACATGACGGACGGCGTGTATCTTGTGGACCTCGATCAGAAGATACAGTACTGGAACAGGACCGCCGAAATACTGACGGGGCTTTCCGCCGATGAAGTAATAGGAAAGACTGTTAACGAAGCCGGCATCAGGTATGAAGATGAAAAGGGCAAGCTGCTACAGAATTTTGAATACCCGGTGGCCCTCTGTTTTCAGGAGAAGAGGGTCGTGAGCAAGAATTTCTTCATTCAAACTAAAGACAACGGAAGGATCCCGCTTGAAGAAAGCGCATCGCCGCTTTATCACAGGGGAAAGATAACAAGCGTGATATCCGTAATCAAGGACATCACCCATTGCATCGAAGCTGTGGAGCTTCGCCTGAGGACCGAGAAGAAGGAAAGGCTCATACCGATATGCGGCTGGTGCAAAAAGATCAGGAGCGACGAGAATTACTGGGAGCAGTTGGAGACATATCTTACAAAGGAAGGCTTCGGCGTTTTTACGCACGGGATGTGCCCTTCATGCGCGGAGAAGATCTTTGAGAAGAAGGTGTATCTCGAAAGCTATCAGAAGATATGCAAGGCGATAAGCTCCAGCATTTCACTCGATGAGGTATTGCAGCTCATCGTGACCAATGCCGTTAAGGTCATGAACGTGAAGGCAAGCCTGCTCCGCCTGCTCAACAAGGAGACCAAGCAGTTAGAGATAGCCGCGCACTACGGATTAAGCGATAAATACGTCAACAAAGGACCGGTTGCTTATGACGCGAGCATTGACGACGCGCTTGCCGGCCAGTCCGTGTCGGTGTACGACATGGCAGAGCACAAGGACTCAAAATATTATGAAGAGGCCCTGGCAGAAGGCATAAGGAGCATCCTTTCCATACCGCTGCGTTTTGAGAAGGAGGTCATAGGGGTGCTCAGGATGTACACGGCCGAGCCGGTAAAGTATACCGAAGATGACCTGAAATTCATAACCGCCATTGCTGAGCAGGGGGCCACGGCCATAGTGAACGCGAGCCGTTTTGAAAAGGCCGTCTCAAGAGAGAAGGAATATCTCAGGGTCTATGAAGAAATTACAAAGGCCGTAAGCTCAACCCTGAACGTGGATGAAGTGATGAATCTGATCGTGAAAAAGATCCCGCAGGTAATGGGGCAGAAAGGAAGTTCGCTGCGTCTCATAAACAAGGAGAACGAGCAACTGGAGCTCGCGGCATATTATGGTCTGAGCGCAAAGTACGCCAACAAAGGCCCGGTGGCCTATGATGCGAGCATTGCCGATGCGCTGGCAGGCAAGGCCGTTTCTGTATTCGAAATAGCAGAGCATAAGGATTCAAAATATTACAGGGAGGCCATTGAAGAAGGCATCAAGACCATTTTGTCCATCCCGATGCGTTTTCAGAATGAAGTGATAGGGGTGCTCAGGCTTTATACCAGCAGGCCGGTCCAATATAACGAGACGGACCTGAAATTCATGGAGACAATCGCCGAACAGACAGCGATAGCCATCGTCAACGCCAAGCATTTTGAAAGTGAGTTATCGAAAGAAAAAGAATATCTGAAGGTGTTTCAGGAGGTGACAAAGGCCGTAAGCTCGTCCCTCAAGGCAAATGAAGTGCTGAACATGATAGTCAGGAAGATCCCCGAAGTGATGAATTTGAAGGCCGCTACGGTCAGGCTTCTCGACTCTACGGGTAAGAGCCTTAAACTTGTCGCATCGTTCGGCCTCAGTGAAAAATATTTAAACAAGGGGCCTGTGGACGCTGAAAAAAACGTCACTGAGGCCCTGAAAGAAAATCCCGTGGCGATCTTCGATGTTGCCACAGACCACCGCATACGGTACAAAAAAGAGGCTGAAGAAGAAGGTATAAAGAGCATGCTGACCCTGCCGGTTGTCGCAAGGGGAAAGGTGCTTGGAATATTGAGGCTTCTCACAGGCGAACCGAGAGAGTTCTCTCAGCAGGAGATAGACTTTGCGGCTTCACTTGCTGAGCAGTGCGGCATTGCGATTGAAAACGCCACCATGTATGAGAAGACAAAGAAGGAATATGACAATATGATGCAATTTGTAGACGGCGCTTTTTTTGAGAAAGAATAAGGGTGTTTTACTTCCCGCTTTCGTTTCTTCTCCCGTCGTCACCGGCAAGCAGTCTTTTATATCTCCTGCGGGCCTCAGGGGAGATGGTGATCCTGTCCTGAATCATGTGCCATCCTAAAAAACTTGCGGTATCTCTTCTTACAAGCGCTTGAGTTTCAACCGCGGGCCTTAATTCGTCCGTGTCTTCGGCAGACAGGATATCTTCAGCAATCCGTGATCTTTTTACCGGCTCAATATCCATTCCCTTTTCCCCCTTAGAAAAACTTGAGGTGTTTTATTTTAGAATTTTTGGGCCTGAGATGTCACTAATTTTTTTGTGACGTGTGTACGCAGGTAGTCCCGGGGTTAGGTATGACGGTTCCTGGACGCCTGTTTCAAGTACCTAAAAAAGTTCCAGTAATATACCAGGCTCGAAAGGACCATTGCGCCGCCAAAACCGATATAGATGATAGAGAGATATGGTTTTGGAATGGGCGAATGCCTGAGTATCAGTCCCATAAAGATCATAAACAGGATGATCAGATAGCTTTTCCATGATTGA from the Nitrospirota bacterium genome contains:
- a CDS encoding GAF domain-containing protein, with product MFNWMWKTYRKILDNMTDGVYLVDLDQKIQYWNRTAEILTGLSADEVIGKTVNEAGIRYEDEKGKLLQNFEYPVALCFQEKRVVSKNFFIQTKDNGRIPLEESASPLYHRGKITSVISVIKDITHCIEAVELRLRTEKKERLIPICGWCKKIRSDENYWEQLETYLTKEGFGVFTHGMCPSCAEKIFEKKVYLESYQKICKAISSSISLDEVLQLIVTNAVKVMNVKASLLRLLNKETKQLEIAAHYGLSDKYVNKGPVAYDASIDDALAGQSVSVYDMAEHKDSKYYEEALAEGIRSILSIPLRFEKEVIGVLRMYTAEPVKYTEDDLKFITAIAEQGATAIVNASRFEKAVSREKEYLRVYEEITKAVSSTLNVDEVMNLIVKKIPQVMGQKGSSLRLINKENEQLELAAYYGLSAKYANKGPVAYDASIADALAGKAVSVFEIAEHKDSKYYREAIEEGIKTILSIPMRFQNEVIGVLRLYTSRPVQYNETDLKFMETIAEQTAIAIVNAKHFESELSKEKEYLKVFQEVTKAVSSSLKANEVLNMIVRKIPEVMNLKAATVRLLDSTGKSLKLVASFGLSEKYLNKGPVDAEKNVTEALKENPVAIFDVATDHRIRYKKEAEEEGIKSMLTLPVVARGKVLGILRLLTGEPREFSQQEIDFAASLAEQCGIAIENATMYEKTKKEYDNMMQFVDGAFFEKE
- a CDS encoding protein-export chaperone SecB, coding for MDIGVKSKNSFDLNKKKLITTLSVVLFIKTKIPPFVMKASVEGIFIGNNIDDLKKFSKVHAPAHLMPFIREIVGTTTMKAGIPPLLLPPMNLSALFDEKKK
- a CDS encoding helix-turn-helix transcriptional regulator, with translation MKSAFEKIKYTPGPQFQWRMPSQVRSTLSKDDICEICDSIKDKEIEELKNENRKLKKLVEFLKAEIHSLELKTALSEKAIPIKKIIKEFTSTPEGKAAWQAAWDERAEEWKKSAAAGKISRIKYYRLINGMDQAALARKLKTAQPNICRIERPGYNVPISTLEKLAKIFKVKKGELIGD